The Prevotella sp. E2-28 genome includes the window GCTTTGGGTGAGTTCCATGAGTTGAATATCATTGTGAAGGGTGATACCGATGGTTCTATCGAGGCTCTGTCTGACTCGTTCATCAAGCTCTCTACAGAGAAGGTGCAGGTTAACGTTATCTCGAAGGCTGTAGGTCAGATTTCAGAGAACGACGTGATGCTGGCTTCTGCTTCTCAGGCTATCATCGTAGGCTTCCAAGTGCGTCCTTCTGGTGAAGCACGTCGCTTGGCTGAGCGTGAGGGCGTGGAAATCAATACCTATTCTATCATCTATGATGCTATTGACGATGTGCGTTCTACCATGCAGGGTATGCTTGACAAGGTGAAGAAGGAAATCGTTAGTGGTATGATTGAGGTGAAGCAGGTCTTCAAGATTTCGAAGGTGGGTACTGTTGCCGGTGGTCTGGTTACTGAAGGTAAGGTACACAACAAGGACAAGGCTCGCGTTATCCGCGACGGTATTGTGGTTCACACCGCTCCTATCGATGCTCTGAAGCGTTACAAGGATGATGCTAAGGAGGTCGCTACAGGCTTGGAGTGTGGTATCTCACTCGTCAACTTCAACGATATTCAGGTGGGCGATATGATTGAGACGTTCACTGAGATTGAGGTGGAACAGAAACTGTAATAATGTCTGATAATAAGAATGAATTTGTACGTCAGGTAGCTGAACAAAAATACGAGTTTGGTTTCACTACCGACGTACATACTGAGATAATAGAGAAAGGGCTGAACGAGGATATCGTTCGGCTCATCTCTGCTAAGAAAGGGGAGCCCGAGTGGATGCTTGAGTTCCGCCTGAAGGCATTCCGCTACTGGAAAGAGCAGCAGGAACCAAAGTGGGGGCATGTGCATGTGCCTGAGATTGACTATCAGGCTATTAGCTACTATGCCGACCCACTGGCTAAGAAGCCCGAAGGCGACGGAAAGATTGACCCTGAATTGGAGAAGACCTTCGATAAACTGGGTATTCCTTTGGAGGAACGCCTGGCTTTGAGTGGCAACACGGCTGTGGATGCCATTATGGACTCCGTATCTGTAAAGACCACCTTCAAGGAGAAATTGCGTGAGAAGGGTGTTATCTTCTGTTCTATTGGTGAGGCTATCAAGGAACACGGCGATCTGGTTCGTCAGTATCTGGGCACGGTAGTACCTTATAAAGATAATTTCTTTGCGGCCCTCAACTCGGCTGTATTCTCTGATGGCTCATTTGTGTATATCCCAAAGGGCGTGCGCTGTCCTATGGAGCTGAGCTCTTATTTCCGCATCAACGCCAGAAATACAGGCCAGTTTGAGCGTACGCTGATTATTGCCGATGATGATGCCTACGTATCGTATCTCGAGGGTTGCACGGCTCCTATGCGTGACGAGAACCAACTTCATGCGGCTATCGTAGAGATTATCGTGATGAATCGTGCTGAGGTGAAGTATTCTACCGTACAGAACTGGTATCCTGGTGATGAGAACGGTAAGGGCGGCGTGCTGAATCTGGTGACGAAGCGTGGCGACCTGCGTGGCGTTGACTCCAAGCTCTCGTGGACACAGGTAGAGACGGGTTCTGCTATTACTTGGAAATACCCCTCATGTATCTTGCGTGGCGACCGTTCACAGGCAGAGTTCTATAGCGTGGCCGTGACCAACAATTATCAGGAGGCCGATACGGGTACGAAGATGATTCATTTGGGTAAGGATACGAAGTCAACGATTATCTCAAAGGGTATCTCGGCTGGCCACTCGCAGAACTCGTATCGCGGACTGGTACGTGCTGCTGCTACAGCAGATAATGCACGAAACTATTCTTCGTGCGACTCGCTGTTGCTGGGTTCTGACTGTGGTGCGCATACCTTCCCCTATATGGACGTACACAATGATACGGCTATCTTTGAGCACGAGGCAACGACATCAAAGATTTCAGAAGCACAACTGTTCTACTGCAATCAGCGCGGCATACCTACCGAGCAGGCTGTTGGCCTTATTGTCAACGGCTATGCGAAAGAGGTGATTCAGAAATTGCCGATGGAGTTCGCCGTCGAGGCTCAGAAACTTTTGAGCGTCTCGCTGGAGGGAACAGTAGGATAATAAGTAAAGGAGTTCTTAACGCAAGAACTCCTTTTTTTATTATACAGGTAATGTCATGATGAAGCGGGCACCTTGGGTGTAGGTGGTGTCAAGGATGACGTTGCCGCCCAGTCGGTTGGCTATGCTGCGAGCTACGGTAAGACCTATACCCGTACCTTCCTTGTTCTCATCCAGTTGTACGAACTCCTCGAAGATATGCTCGGCCTCGTCTAAAGGTACGCCGATTCCTGTATCCTCGATGGTATAACGGATGATTCCCTCAGAAGGATAATCTACTTTCAGATGGATATTGCCTTCCTTGGTATATTTCTCAGCATTGTCGAGTAGCAGTACAAGGGCACGCGTAGCAGCCTGTTCGTTAGTCTGAATACGGATGTCGTTAACGTTGTCACCCAGTTGCAGGTCAATGGGAATTCTGTATTTCTTGCCCTGGGGGAAGGTGTTCATAGCCTCTATGGCAATCTGTACGGCAGGGATATTGTCCGTACGCTCTATCACGGTCTTACTACTGGTTTCACTCAGTTCCAGCATCTTGTTCACCAGTTCAGTGATGCGGATAGAACTCTCCATGATTTTGCGGTTCATGTCCTGCTTGGTCTCCTCATCGAGCTTGATGTCTGGTGTAGAGATAATCTGCGCAAAGCCACTCAGAATATTCAGTGGCGTGCGAATCTCGTGCGACATCTGATGGATAAACGATGTCTTCATGCGTGAGGATTCCATAGCTTTCTCGTTGGCTATCTCCAGTTGGTAGTAGGCAGTTTCCAGTCGCATGGATGCCTTATGACGGAAATAGATAATCAGTACGAAGAACATGATGATGAGGGCCAAGGCAACAACGGTGGCCACCATGCGCTGACGGTCCATGTCGGCCTTCTGCTGAACGAAGATTGTCTCCTTCTGTTGCAGGTTGTAAAGGGTAGCCAGTTCCAGAGCCTCGTCTTGCTGCATCTGGACGATGGCAGTATCGAGGGCCGAGCATATCTGCATACCGATGTTCAGAGCCGAGTCCACCTGATTGGCACCCACGTTAGCTCTGTATTTCTGAAGGAGATAATGCTGGATGATATCAAGCGAGAGCGTGGCGCCATATTTGTTGAGTTGTTCGTCGAAGACCTCAAAGTTATGGGCGGCTTCCTCCCATCGGTGTGCCGACATCAGGTAGGTGGTAGCCTCCAGTTTGCCGTCATTGCTCATTGCATATTCCGTCTGACGGGCCTTCTCGTAGGCCTTTGCAGCCTCGGCATGTTGCCCCATACCTTCCATGGTGGTGGCGCGGTAAAGGTTCAGACGCGTTTCCTGCTTGTCGTAGAATGCCTGTTCGGCATCGGCCAATTGCTTGTATTGGTTGAGCAGGTCCTCCAGATGCGAAGTCCAATAGAAGGCCTCGTTGAAGCGCTTCTGCAGGAGATAATTATCCGTGATGGTGATAACGCCAACGATGGCATTGGTGTATTGGCTGGCCGTAGGATTTTTAGTGGTCATGTTGGAATAGCGCAGAAAAGCTTTCTCGAAACTTACAGCTGCTTCGGTAGGTCTTTCCAGTTTCAGTTGGCAGCAGCCCACGGTGACCAGCAAATAAGTATAGTCGGAGCTTTGATCCTGTCCGGCTTTCTCCATCATCTCCATAGCGGGGATAGCCACCTTCATCGTAGCTTCATATTCCCCTTTCAGCAACAAGGCACCAGCCAGTCGGTTGGCCGATTTGGCATAGTATTCCTTATCTTCGTCGGTATGGATTTCTAGGGTGATGGCACGTTGCCAGTTGCTCTCTGCCAGTCGCATTTTCTTCTGACGTGAAAAAGCATAGCCACGCCAGTAGTAGGCCTTCATATCCGATAGCTCGCCTGTCTTCTGCATACTGTCGGCCAGGAAAATCAGACTGTCGTAGTCGTGATTCTTATAAGCTATGTTGATGAGGCTGTCGGCATTGTCCGTCTTTGTGATATAGACATATTTCTCATCACAAGCGCAGAAGGTAGTGATGATGGATAAGGTGGCAAGTAGAAATAGAATAAGGTGTTTTTTCTTCATGAGATAATCTTACCGTATTTAATCATGGAATAGGTCATATAAGCAAACATACCTACGCCCCCAATGAGAAGCAGGACGAAGGGGTAGATGTCGTTAGGGAAAATGGCTGTGATAGCCACGCTGCCTATACCAAACAGCACGATACAGTCGCAGCACACCTGCATCCAGCGAATGAAATCCCTCATATTGCCCGATCCCATGCGTATGATACGCAGACTCACGCGATTATAAGTCCTGTAAAACGTGAAGACCGTATAGGTAGAATAGGCAAAGAAGACCATGAAGGCCAGAGATACATACATCGGTGCATGATGCCACAGCAGGGCGACTGTCCAGTAAGCTGTCAGACCTATGGCATAGACGATAAGGTCACGCACAACGATGCCTTTCGTCAGGTATTTCGGATTAAGAAGAGGTATATAGCCCCAGTTGAAACAGATGGCACCAATATGGAAAAAGCTCACGGTGAGCGCTGATGCAGCGGTGGGCCAGGTGTAGCGCCACAGGAAGATAGCTTGGATGAAGTAGCCTAAACCAAAGGTGACAAGCCATAACACGGTCAACAGACGTGAACGGTAATAGACGGTCTGTTGACGATAGGCATTGCTGCCAGAGTAAAGATAGGCTCCCATGCCTAAGTTGGTAAGTCCCGTAAGAACAAGGGCAATGACGTAAATAGTCTGCTCCATTTATGGTCGGTTGATTTTTTCGCGGCAAAGTTACGAATAAGCAGGGAAAATACAAAATAAAAAGGAAACTTTTTGAACAACTCGGCGTTTCATTACATGCAATTCGTCGTTTCATTGCGAGTGAATGACTAAAAATAGTTTACCCTCACTCAAAACGCAGGAAACTCCCTGCACCCTACACTGCCATTAAAGCCTTTACCACAGGGAGTTTCCGAAGATTTGAGTGAGAGACGCCTAAAAAGAAAAATATATTTTCCTTTTGTATTTCTCTCGTTTTTCCGTACCTTTGCAGTCTGAAAAGAAATGAATCAAGATGTTAGAAGTAAGAAACTTGCACGCCAAGATAGGCGATAAAGAAATACTGAAAGGTATAGACCTGGTGATTAATGATGGCGAGACACACGCTATCATGGGACCTAACGGTTCAGGAAAATCTACGCTCAGCGCCGTGCTCGTGGGCAATCCGCTTTACGAAGTGACTGAGGGCGAGGCTTTCTTCAATGGGAAAAACCTGTTGGAGATGAAGCCCGAGGACAGAGCTCACGAGGGCCTTTTCTTGAGTTTCCAGTATCCTGTGGAGATTCCTGGTGTCAGCATGAACAACTTCATGAAGGCTGCTATCAACGAGAAGCGTAAGTATCAGGGGCTGGAACCCCTGAATGCTGCTGAGTTCCTGAAGCTGATGCGCGAGAAGCGTAAGGTGGTGGAGCTCGACTCAAAACTGGCTAATCGCTCTGTAAACGAGGGCTTTAGCGGTGGTGAGAAGAAACGCAACGAGATTTTCCAGATGGCAATGCTGGAGCCGAAGTTGAGCATCCTTGACGAGACAGACTCTGGTCTGGATGTGGATGCTATGCGTATCGTGGCTGAGGGCGTGAACAAACTGCAGACGCCAGAGACCAGTTGCATCGTGATTACCCACTATGATCGCTTGTTGGAGATGATTAAGCCTCAGTTCGTGCATGTGCTCTACAAAGGAAAGATTGTGAAGACGGGTGGCCCTGAGTTGGCTCAGCAGATTCAGGAGCACGGCTACGACTGGATTAAGGAAGAAATCGGAGAAGAGTAATGGGGAGCGAACAGCAATATATAGATCTATATAAAGAGGCACGTGAGATGATCTTCTCACATGCTCCAGAGCCGATGAACGTCGTGCGCGATGA containing:
- the sufB gene encoding Fe-S cluster assembly protein SufB — protein: MSDNKNEFVRQVAEQKYEFGFTTDVHTEIIEKGLNEDIVRLISAKKGEPEWMLEFRLKAFRYWKEQQEPKWGHVHVPEIDYQAISYYADPLAKKPEGDGKIDPELEKTFDKLGIPLEERLALSGNTAVDAIMDSVSVKTTFKEKLREKGVIFCSIGEAIKEHGDLVRQYLGTVVPYKDNFFAALNSAVFSDGSFVYIPKGVRCPMELSSYFRINARNTGQFERTLIIADDDAYVSYLEGCTAPMRDENQLHAAIVEIIVMNRAEVKYSTVQNWYPGDENGKGGVLNLVTKRGDLRGVDSKLSWTQVETGSAITWKYPSCILRGDRSQAEFYSVAVTNNYQEADTGTKMIHLGKDTKSTIISKGISAGHSQNSYRGLVRAAATADNARNYSSCDSLLLGSDCGAHTFPYMDVHNDTAIFEHEATTSKISEAQLFYCNQRGIPTEQAVGLIVNGYAKEVIQKLPMEFAVEAQKLLSVSLEGTVG
- a CDS encoding HAMP domain-containing sensor histidine kinase, with protein sequence MKKKHLILFLLATLSIITTFCACDEKYVYITKTDNADSLINIAYKNHDYDSLIFLADSMQKTGELSDMKAYYWRGYAFSRQKKMRLAESNWQRAITLEIHTDEDKEYYAKSANRLAGALLLKGEYEATMKVAIPAMEMMEKAGQDQSSDYTYLLVTVGCCQLKLERPTEAAVSFEKAFLRYSNMTTKNPTASQYTNAIVGVITITDNYLLQKRFNEAFYWTSHLEDLLNQYKQLADAEQAFYDKQETRLNLYRATTMEGMGQHAEAAKAYEKARQTEYAMSNDGKLEATTYLMSAHRWEEAAHNFEVFDEQLNKYGATLSLDIIQHYLLQKYRANVGANQVDSALNIGMQICSALDTAIVQMQQDEALELATLYNLQQKETIFVQQKADMDRQRMVATVVALALIIMFFVLIIYFRHKASMRLETAYYQLEIANEKAMESSRMKTSFIHQMSHEIRTPLNILSGFAQIISTPDIKLDEETKQDMNRKIMESSIRITELVNKMLELSETSSKTVIERTDNIPAVQIAIEAMNTFPQGKKYRIPIDLQLGDNVNDIRIQTNEQAATRALVLLLDNAEKYTKEGNIHLKVDYPSEGIIRYTIEDTGIGVPLDEAEHIFEEFVQLDENKEGTGIGLTVARSIANRLGGNVILDTTYTQGARFIMTLPV
- the sufC gene encoding Fe-S cluster assembly ATPase SufC — its product is MLEVRNLHAKIGDKEILKGIDLVINDGETHAIMGPNGSGKSTLSAVLVGNPLYEVTEGEAFFNGKNLLEMKPEDRAHEGLFLSFQYPVEIPGVSMNNFMKAAINEKRKYQGLEPLNAAEFLKLMREKRKVVELDSKLANRSVNEGFSGGEKKRNEIFQMAMLEPKLSILDETDSGLDVDAMRIVAEGVNKLQTPETSCIVITHYDRLLEMIKPQFVHVLYKGKIVKTGGPELAQQIQEHGYDWIKEEIGEE